The following nucleotide sequence is from Catonella massiliensis.
ACGCCTTTTCAAGCACAAATAAGTGTGTCGTTGAACACGTAATCTTATCTTTGTATAAACAATCTCGTTTATGGCTTAGGCGTTCAGTCAATGCCGTCTCTCCCTATAATCTCTAATGAATCTTCTGATTCTGAAAGGAGTCCCTATGGCTTTAAAAATCGTGTACAAAATCTGTTGTGGTATTGATGTCCACAAAACTTTTGTAGTTGCCTGTATCGCTTCTACGAACGATAAAGGTGTCACTTCTTATGAGAGCCACCGGTTTTCTACCTACACGAGCGGTCTGAAAACTTTGTTACAATGGCTACTCAAACGGAATTGCAAGGATGTCTGTATGGAATCCACCGGTAAATATTGGATTCCTGTTTATAATATCTTAGAAAATGACTGTTCGATTGTCCTTGCTCATCCCAAATATGTTAAGGCTATCCGTGGAAAGAAAACTGACAAGAAAGATGCCAAATGGATTGCTGACCTGTTCAAGCATGATCTTGTTGCCGGTAGCTTTATGCCGCCCGCTGACATCCGTCAGCTCCGTGACCTTATGCGTTACCGTTTCAAACTGACCTGCTTTCAATCAAGCGAAAAGAATCGTTTGCAGAACTGTCTCACGGTTTCCAATATCCAGTTGGGAAACGTTGTTTCGGACACCTTCGGCAAATCTGCTCAGGCGATACTGGATAAACTTTTGGAAAATCCCGCAGATACCTCTTTTGACCTTGAACCCCTTGTTTACAAAAGTTTGAAAAAGAAACTTCCTGAACTCCGTGACGCTATTGACGGTTATATCACTCCGGAACAAGCCGGCAAACTTAAGGTAATCAAAGCTCATTATGAAAGCTTGGAATCCCGGAAAGCAGAGCTTGAAGAACTCATTCTTGCGCTCGCCGCTCCCTATCAGCAGGAACTTGCCATTCTCCAAACCGCTCCCGGTATCCGTAGCGACTTTACTGCCATCGGAATCATTTCCGAAATCGGTACCAACATGGAGGCTTTTCCTTCGGCGAAACACTTATGCTCATGGGCCGGTCTTACTCCGACCAACAATGAAAGTGCAGGGAAGAAAAAATCTGTCCGGGTTTCCAAGGCCGGATGCTATATCAAACCTTTACTGGTCCAGTGTGCAAATGCTGTTGTTACCAGCAAAAAGCATCCGGAAATTCGCAACCGCTATCTCCGTCTCAAAAAGCGTCGCGGTCACAAGAAAGCAATCATTGCCATTGCAAGAATGCTTCTGACTGCATTATATCATATGCTGAAGAATGGTGAAACCTATAATGCGGAACTTTATCGGAAATCCGATTTGCCTCCTGTTGACCGGGAAATCACGGTAGAACAGGCAATTATCATCGCAAGAAATCAAGGTTATAAAATCAAGTCAGCAACTGCATAGCCTTAACTTTTAATATTCAATTTTTAAAGCAGCCACCGAAAGATGGCTTGTTTGTCATGCGATTAAGGGAATGGATACCCTCTACTTTTCATTTTCAATCTTACCTACCTAAAATTCCAGTCAGAAGTTATATCATAAATATAGTCTACTTCCTTTAGTGTCACAATTGCTTTCATAAACAGCCCTCACTTTCTTAAAATAAAATCTGTTTATAAATTAACCTATCATTCATTATATCGGATATTTTCTATAAAAATTAAGATGATTAATTAAA
It contains:
- a CDS encoding IS110 family RNA-guided transposase: MALKIVYKICCGIDVHKTFVVACIASTNDKGVTSYESHRFSTYTSGLKTLLQWLLKRNCKDVCMESTGKYWIPVYNILENDCSIVLAHPKYVKAIRGKKTDKKDAKWIADLFKHDLVAGSFMPPADIRQLRDLMRYRFKLTCFQSSEKNRLQNCLTVSNIQLGNVVSDTFGKSAQAILDKLLENPADTSFDLEPLVYKSLKKKLPELRDAIDGYITPEQAGKLKVIKAHYESLESRKAELEELILALAAPYQQELAILQTAPGIRSDFTAIGIISEIGTNMEAFPSAKHLCSWAGLTPTNNESAGKKKSVRVSKAGCYIKPLLVQCANAVVTSKKHPEIRNRYLRLKKRRGHKKAIIAIARMLLTALYHMLKNGETYNAELYRKSDLPPVDREITVEQAIIIARNQGYKIKSATA